A portion of the Ricinus communis isolate WT05 ecotype wild-type chromosome 10, ASM1957865v1, whole genome shotgun sequence genome contains these proteins:
- the LOC8271119 gene encoding uncharacterized protein LOC8271119 — protein MSRPWVLVFMVMLIVFTSQFEWKQQFGTEIEATPTTISRTDQFHSRREETVKEKIILSQEKNIQKLNELVRSLQEQLIQCRSENYVANGTAMPVNEAEHLNELEQQPILED, from the exons ATGTCGAGGCCATGGGTACTGGTATTTATGGTAATGTTAATTGTATTCACATCTCAATTTGAATGGAAGCAGCAATTTGGGACTGAGATTGAAGCCACTCCAACTACTATTTCAAGGACGGACCAATTTCATTCCAGAAGAGAAGAAACTGTTAAAGAAAAG ATTATCCTCTCTCAAGAAAAGAATATTCAGAAACTTAATGAGCTGGTCCGGAGTCTTCAGGAACAGTTGATACAATGCAGAAGTGAAAATTATGTTGCCAATGGCACTGCAATGCCTGTGAATGAAGCTGAACACTTGAATGAGCTGGAGCAGCAACCGATCTTGGAGGACTAG